A section of the Bacillus pumilus genome encodes:
- a CDS encoding lipoprotein, translating into MKKIVVLPFLILLLGIVLTACGTAEQSSGENKTSSSTPQVLEEKAEFIGMADAHTVEVKKVNTTLNYEFTDNFKDVLNEFNPGDKVEISYFINDSGQKEIQEIKKVQ; encoded by the coding sequence ATGAAGAAAATCGTCGTTTTACCGTTCTTAATACTACTACTTGGTATCGTGCTCACTGCATGTGGAACGGCTGAGCAGTCCTCGGGAGAAAACAAGACAAGCAGTTCAACTCCTCAGGTGCTGGAAGAAAAAGCTGAATTTATTGGTATGGCTGATGCACATACAGTCGAAGTGAAAAAAGTGAATACGACCTTAAACTATGAATTTACGGATAATTTTAAAGATGTGTTAAATGAATTCAATCCAGGAGATAAAGTAGAAATCTCTTACTTTATTAATGACAGTGGTCAAAAGGAAATTCAAGAAATCAAAAAAGTACAATAG
- a CDS encoding LytR family transcriptional regulator — protein MRAERKRKKKKVLWIILSIIGLFVLATGGYAYHLWNTAASTVAGIQENLKKSDKRDKDVDLNKKDPISILVMGVDERKNDRGRADTLIYMTVNPKTKTTEMVSIPRDTYTKIVGKGTMDKINHSYAFGGTQMAADTVEELLDVPVDYFVKVNMESFKDVVDTLGGITVNSTFAFSYDGHSFGTGEINLNGDQALAYTRMRKQDPKGDFGRQQRQRQVIEGIIAKGANISSITKFGDMFKVVENNMKTNMSFDDMWTMMNDYRDARQHVEQHELKGTGARINNIYYYQLDDSSLAKVKKELKDSLEQ, from the coding sequence ATGAGAGCTGAAAGAAAACGAAAGAAGAAAAAGGTTCTTTGGATTATTTTATCGATTATTGGCTTATTCGTATTAGCTACTGGCGGATATGCATATCATCTTTGGAATACAGCAGCATCAACCGTGGCAGGCATTCAGGAGAATTTGAAGAAGTCAGATAAGCGTGACAAAGATGTCGATTTAAATAAGAAAGACCCGATTTCTATTTTAGTCATGGGCGTTGATGAAAGAAAAAATGACCGAGGCCGTGCGGATACATTAATATACATGACCGTTAACCCAAAAACCAAAACGACTGAGATGGTGAGTATCCCACGTGATACGTATACGAAAATTGTCGGAAAAGGCACAATGGATAAAATCAACCACTCCTATGCATTCGGCGGCACACAAATGGCAGCTGATACTGTAGAGGAATTGCTTGATGTACCTGTTGATTACTTCGTGAAAGTCAATATGGAAAGCTTTAAGGATGTTGTCGATACACTTGGCGGCATTACAGTGAACAGCACATTTGCTTTCAGCTATGATGGCCACTCATTTGGCACAGGAGAAATTAATTTAAATGGCGATCAAGCCCTTGCCTACACAAGAATGAGAAAGCAAGATCCAAAGGGTGACTTCGGACGTCAACAAAGGCAGCGCCAAGTCATTGAAGGGATCATTGCTAAAGGGGCAAACATCTCATCTATTACAAAGTTCGGCGATATGTTCAAAGTCGTGGAAAACAATATGAAGACTAACATGTCATTTGATGATATGTGGACGATGATGAATGACTACCGTGACGCAAGACAACATGTGGAGCAGCACGAGCTGAAAGGAACGGGAGCTCGCATCAATAATATCTATTATTATCAGCTTGATGATAGCAGTCTGGCTAAAGTGAAGAAGGAATTGAAGGACAGTTTGGAGCAGTAA
- the galU gene encoding UTP--glucose-1-phosphate uridylyltransferase GalU: protein MKKVRKAIIPAAGLGTRFLPATKAMPKEMLPIVDKPTIQYIIEEAVESGIEDIIIVTGKGKRAIEDHFDFAPELERNLEEKGKSSLLEKVRKSSNIADIHYIRQKEPKGLGHAVWCARKFIGDEPFAVLLGDDIVQAKTPGLRQLMDEYEKTLSSIIGVQQVADSDTDRYGIIDPLTQEGRRYQVKNFVEKPPLGTAPSNLAILGRYIFTPEIFMYLDQQEIGAGGEIQLTDAIQKLNDIQRVFAYDFEGKRYDVGEKQGFIETTLEFALQDEELKKKLIPFMKQLLEKEEEY from the coding sequence TTGAAAAAAGTACGTAAAGCCATTATACCAGCTGCAGGTCTTGGGACACGTTTCCTCCCTGCAACAAAAGCGATGCCTAAAGAAATGCTGCCAATCGTTGATAAACCAACCATTCAATATATTATTGAAGAAGCTGTTGAATCAGGAATTGAAGACATTATTATTGTGACTGGGAAAGGAAAAAGAGCCATTGAGGATCATTTTGATTTTGCACCAGAGCTTGAGCGCAACCTGGAGGAAAAAGGGAAGAGCTCGCTTTTAGAGAAGGTGAGAAAATCCTCTAACATTGCTGACATTCATTACATACGTCAAAAGGAACCTAAAGGACTTGGACACGCAGTTTGGTGCGCACGTAAGTTCATCGGCGATGAACCTTTTGCTGTTTTACTAGGTGATGACATTGTACAAGCTAAAACACCAGGACTTCGTCAGCTGATGGATGAATATGAGAAAACACTTTCTTCTATCATTGGCGTTCAACAAGTAGCCGATAGTGATACAGATAGATACGGAATCATTGATCCCCTAACCCAGGAAGGACGACGCTATCAAGTAAAAAACTTTGTTGAAAAGCCACCGCTTGGGACAGCTCCTTCAAATTTAGCAATCTTAGGACGATATATTTTCACACCAGAAATCTTTATGTATTTGGATCAGCAAGAAATTGGAGCTGGGGGAGAAATTCAACTGACTGATGCTATTCAAAAGCTAAATGACATCCAACGTGTTTTTGCATATGACTTCGAAGGAAAACGATATGATGTTGGTGAAAAACAAGGCTTCATTGAAACAACTCTGGAGTTTGCCCTACAGGATGAAGAGTTGAAAAAGAAACTCATTCCATTTATGAAACAACTTCTTGAAAAAGAAGAAGAATATTAA
- the wecB gene encoding non-hydrolyzing UDP-N-acetylglucosamine 2-epimerase, translated as MKKLNVMTIFGTRPEAIKMAPLVLELNKHPQINSIVTVTAQHREMLDQVLEAFSITPDHDLNIMKQRQTLSEITSNALLKLDQLFLEEKPDIVLVHGDTTTTFAGSLAAFYHQISVGHVEAGLRTHNKYSPFPEELNRQMTGTIADIHFSPTEEAKQNLLIENKKEETICVTGNTAIDALQTTVTEHYQHPILERIGTDKMILLTAHRRENLGQPMKNMFRAIRRVVEEFEDVQVVYPVHLNPAVRDAAQTEFSGLDRVHLIEPLEVVDFHNFAAASHFILTDSGGVQEEAPSLGKPVLVLRDTTERPEGVKAGTLKLAGTDEETIYKMAKELLVDQKEYDSMSKASNPYGDGQASKRIVQELLHRFGLSEEKPVPFKS; from the coding sequence GTGAAAAAACTAAATGTAATGACTATTTTCGGTACTAGACCTGAAGCGATCAAAATGGCACCACTTGTCCTTGAATTAAATAAACATCCACAGATAAATTCAATTGTTACTGTGACAGCCCAGCACAGAGAGATGCTTGATCAAGTTCTTGAGGCTTTTTCAATTACGCCAGATCATGATTTAAACATCATGAAACAGCGCCAGACATTATCTGAAATTACATCAAATGCACTGTTAAAGCTAGATCAATTATTCCTAGAAGAAAAGCCTGATATTGTCCTTGTCCATGGGGATACAACAACGACCTTTGCAGGCAGCTTGGCAGCATTTTATCACCAAATTTCAGTTGGGCACGTCGAAGCAGGATTGAGAACACACAATAAATATTCGCCGTTCCCAGAGGAATTGAATCGTCAAATGACAGGTACTATTGCCGATATTCATTTCTCTCCTACAGAGGAAGCGAAGCAGAATCTTTTAATTGAAAATAAAAAAGAAGAGACCATTTGTGTGACAGGGAATACAGCGATTGACGCCCTGCAAACAACAGTTACTGAGCATTATCAGCACCCTATTTTAGAAAGAATAGGAACGGATAAAATGATCTTGTTAACGGCCCATCGCAGAGAGAATCTTGGCCAGCCAATGAAAAACATGTTTAGAGCTATTAGACGTGTTGTAGAAGAATTTGAAGATGTTCAGGTTGTTTATCCTGTTCATTTAAACCCTGCCGTACGTGATGCGGCTCAGACAGAATTTAGCGGTCTAGACCGTGTACACTTAATTGAACCGCTTGAAGTCGTTGATTTCCATAACTTTGCTGCCGCTTCACACTTTATTTTAACGGATTCTGGCGGTGTACAAGAAGAGGCACCTTCTCTAGGGAAGCCAGTATTAGTGCTCCGTGATACAACAGAACGTCCAGAAGGCGTGAAAGCTGGGACACTTAAGCTTGCAGGTACGGATGAAGAGACCATTTACAAAATGGCAAAAGAGCTGCTAGTAGATCAGAAGGAATATGACAGCATGTCGAAGGCGTCTAATCCTTATGGTGACGGACAAGCATCGAAACGAATTGTCCAAGAACTTCTTCATCGATTTGGATTAAGTGAAGAAAAACCTGTCCCATTCAAATCATAA
- a CDS encoding SpoIID/LytB domain-containing protein → MKKLSLTFTTFILLLLVFMPNDAAAASSISVKLSNYVGNKNNFNISSSGLYKVTGTNVSSVARYDGKNRYEVANSIASAGWKNPSTIVIVNRDAFADAISATPLAYKLNAPILYTNAEKLTKTTEKQIKKMNPDNILIIGGTTSVSSATEKALKKYGKIKRISGKSRYAVSQNIAKEMGNYSEAIVATGSIFTDSASVTPYAARNGYPILLTKKDSLPTYKLPKKVVIIGGEKSVSKKVESQIKKTSTVKRIGGANRYEVSANIVTGLNMNANKLYLANGSIFTDAITFSLLAAKNNSPMVLVKENSLTSPVTSIVKKQGTYSFQLSGGVKSISASLQSKLSKEFYLKNNKDYQLNVSNGKISIKGIKTFGSSVRVVPEKYSTTNVIRVAGKAYLGNMNFAVESGYIRPTNENIPFEDYLKGVVPNEMPASWHVEALKAQAVAARTYSVSSIGKVVPDTTAFQVYGGYNWSTNSTKAVDATKGKVLKYNNSLISATYYSSNGGYTEASEEVWSSAFPYLVAKADTKDPKNAWTLKLSKTQLSTSLSASSPASWWSKTAETNASQLNGLKNWILKNKETSASEIKIANISSVTFSGKTKGQRAKTASLKVSYHLKNKTGSYSMNKSATLSFKMTEFRSILGATNLKSTYASVKNNTNDFTITGKGYGHGVGMSQYGAKMRAESGSTYSSILSFYYPGAKLTTN, encoded by the coding sequence TTGAAAAAATTAAGTCTAACATTTACAACGTTCATCTTACTTTTGCTTGTATTTATGCCAAATGATGCTGCAGCGGCAAGCTCAATTTCTGTTAAATTATCAAACTATGTTGGGAATAAAAACAACTTTAACATATCATCATCCGGCTTATACAAAGTAACTGGTACAAATGTATCTTCCGTCGCTCGATATGATGGTAAGAACCGTTATGAGGTAGCCAATAGTATCGCTTCAGCAGGTTGGAAAAATCCATCTACCATTGTCATTGTAAATCGTGACGCATTTGCAGATGCTATTTCCGCTACACCATTAGCTTATAAACTGAATGCACCTATTTTATATACGAATGCTGAAAAATTAACAAAGACCACTGAAAAGCAAATTAAAAAAATGAATCCTGATAATATTCTCATTATCGGTGGAACAACAAGTGTTTCTTCAGCAACTGAGAAAGCATTAAAGAAATACGGAAAGATCAAAAGAATCAGTGGTAAATCACGTTATGCTGTTTCACAAAACATTGCAAAAGAGATGGGGAACTATAGTGAAGCTATAGTGGCAACAGGAAGCATTTTTACTGACAGTGCTTCAGTAACTCCATATGCTGCAAGAAACGGCTACCCTATTCTGTTAACGAAGAAAGACAGTTTACCCACTTACAAACTCCCGAAAAAAGTTGTGATTATTGGTGGAGAAAAGAGTGTTAGCAAAAAAGTTGAATCTCAAATTAAAAAAACGTCCACTGTGAAAAGAATAGGTGGAGCTAATAGATATGAGGTCTCTGCAAATATTGTAACTGGGTTAAACATGAATGCTAATAAGCTATATTTAGCAAACGGTTCTATTTTCACAGATGCAATTACATTTTCACTTTTAGCAGCCAAGAATAACAGCCCTATGGTACTTGTGAAAGAAAATAGTCTAACATCACCTGTGACATCAATTGTCAAAAAACAGGGGACGTACTCTTTCCAATTGTCTGGTGGAGTAAAATCCATTTCAGCAAGTCTACAATCTAAATTATCAAAAGAATTTTATTTGAAGAATAATAAGGATTATCAATTGAATGTTTCTAACGGAAAAATTTCAATCAAAGGCATTAAGACATTTGGATCTTCAGTAAGAGTTGTTCCAGAGAAATATTCAACTACAAATGTCATTCGAGTTGCTGGGAAAGCATACTTGGGGAACATGAATTTTGCTGTAGAATCAGGCTATATTCGACCAACAAATGAAAACATCCCTTTTGAAGATTATCTTAAAGGGGTTGTGCCGAATGAAATGCCAGCAAGCTGGCATGTTGAGGCATTGAAAGCACAGGCTGTTGCAGCACGTACATATTCTGTAAGCAGTATAGGGAAAGTTGTGCCAGATACAACAGCGTTCCAAGTATATGGCGGTTATAACTGGTCTACAAACTCTACAAAAGCTGTAGATGCTACAAAAGGCAAGGTATTAAAATATAATAATAGTCTGATTTCTGCAACCTATTATTCTAGTAATGGAGGCTACACCGAGGCTAGTGAAGAAGTGTGGTCAAGTGCATTTCCTTACCTAGTCGCAAAAGCAGATACAAAAGATCCAAAAAATGCTTGGACACTTAAACTATCAAAAACTCAATTGAGTACATCACTTAGTGCGTCATCTCCAGCATCTTGGTGGAGTAAGACAGCAGAAACAAATGCAAGTCAGTTGAATGGGTTGAAGAACTGGATTCTAAAAAATAAAGAAACATCAGCTTCAGAGATTAAGATTGCTAATATTTCTAGTGTCACCTTTTCTGGGAAAACAAAAGGGCAGAGAGCAAAAACAGCCTCTTTGAAAGTTAGCTATCACTTAAAAAATAAAACAGGTTCCTACAGTATGAATAAATCAGCAACACTTAGTTTTAAAATGACTGAATTTAGATCAATACTGGGTGCCACTAATTTAAAAAGCACATACGCTTCAGTCAAGAACAACACCAATGATTTCACTATCACAGGAAAAGGATATGGACATGGAGTTGGAATGAGTCAATATGGAGCGAAAATGAGAGCTGAATCAGGAAGCACATACTCAAGCATTTTGTCATTCTATTATCCAGGCGCAAAATTAACAACAAATTAA